The window agataaatatattatcattaatgAGAGATACTAGGAATATTAATTGAGATATCAatgttatcattatttttatgcTATATACGATTCAGATTTAGTATGGAATTTTCGAGCGTacatatatcattatttatgGTACACGATTTGGTATGCAATTTTTAGGTGtgcatatattataaaaattatttacaattcATGATATGAAGGGGTTATTTTgtctaattatataaagtataagtattaatattgtcatttaataaagataaaacaattaaatttaatctaatggttttaaattaaagatgaaattcatcaaagaatttaagaatgaatttagcaccttgtttatatatatatgggaaatgatatacCCACAACACAAATTAGCCATCCACAACAATTATTGCTTAGTTATATACTGTGTAATAgattatatacatatgttgtGGATGGCTAATTTGTGTTGTGAGGATATCACTTCcctatatatattggtagattgatGGACGTGTCTACAATCAAATGCCCTGTGGCTTGTAGTCCTCACCCAAATACATTTATTTACAAGTCAGGTGTTCAATGCCTAGAATTGCCATCCCTTATTTGATCTCGACAGTAAAATCAACATTATGACTTTGAATCAATATGAGATCTATACAATGCAGGTGGCTTTGTTACAAGGCATTGGGTTGTAGACATGTCCACAGCAGGGCTAGACAAATTCTGACTTGTATCAATACCGAGAGTAATACAATGTAGGTCGCATTGTTACAATGTGTGTTACCATAAATCTCATATGGGACACATTGCTATTTGCTAATTTGCTACATGTTAAgcaaaaaaaagataaacattCCGGCATGAAGCACACATGTGTTAGTTGTTGTCACGACGTCATATCTTATGTGTGAAGTAAGATATGGGAGTATCTGTTTAGACGACAAATTATGAATTATATTGGCTATTCACTATTGTCACACACCACGGACTGGACAATCATACATAATTCAGCCATGACAAAAGCTGCAGCATTGTAAAACAAAAACCACAGATATGTTGAAACATAACCGATTGGCTAATAAATTCTTATCTTTAACTGAAACTCTATACGTTTTAGCAAGGTTCAAGAAACTCTGATAGTaccagaaaaaaaaagtgaacaaGGATAACAAAAAGGAAGCATGCTAATCACTAATTGATGATAGAAAACCAAAAGCCCTTAATCGAATAGACTCATACACATATcctgaaaacacaaacaaaaagacCAAAAGAAATGTAAGCGCACATGATGAGAGAAAGccgttaaaaataaaacacgtTAAGAGATGGATGAAGGAAATGGGAATTGGAGCTTACCTCATCATCAGACTCTTCTTTCCCTTCAACCTTCTCCTCCTCCTTTGTCTCAGCTGCAGCGGCAGCAGGTGCAGCGCCTCCGCCACTTGCAGCAGCAACAGCAACCCGACTGCCACCAGAAGGAACTGAAGCCAGCTTCTCCCTTCCGGATGCAATCAATTCTGTGATGTCTTTACCCTTCACTTCTTTCAAGAGCAATTCAATTTTGTCGTCATCTGCCTCAACTCCGACTGTAAACCACTATATAAATTCAATACTTAACCTCATATTTAGTACATTCATAGCATAAATGAATTCAGTAGAGTGAAGATTGACGCTACAACCATTAATATTAACAAATGCAGGAGGAAAATGTTAGGCTACATCTCAGACCAAAGACACACATTTCACATAGTTTGAACATTACAACCAACATCA is drawn from Erigeron canadensis isolate Cc75 chromosome 9, C_canadensis_v1, whole genome shotgun sequence and contains these coding sequences:
- the LOC122581655 gene encoding 60S acidic ribosomal protein P2-like, which translates into the protein MKVIAAYLLALLGGNKSPSAEDLKAILGSVGVEADDDKIELLLKEVKGKDITELIASGREKLASVPSGGSRVAVAAASGGGAAPAAAAAETKEEEKVEGKEESDDEDMCMSLFD